A part of Acidimicrobiales bacterium genomic DNA contains:
- a CDS encoding response regulator, which translates to MTRVLVVDDEPQIRRALSVNLRARGYDVDLAASGEEALHLAASRHPDLVLLDLGLPGIDGIEVVRGLRGWTSVPIVVLSVREAERDKVAALDAGADDYVTKPFGMDELLARMRVALRRAAPPSTDESPEIDTAHFHLDLAAKRATVGDQEVRLTPIEWGLVELLVRNPGRLLTQGYLLQRVWGPQYEQETGYLRVHLAHIRRKLEPDPGRPRYFVTEPGMGYRFEPDR; encoded by the coding sequence GTGACCCGCGTGCTGGTGGTCGACGACGAGCCCCAGATCCGCAGGGCCCTCTCGGTGAACCTCCGGGCCCGGGGCTACGACGTCGACCTGGCCGCCAGCGGCGAGGAGGCGCTCCACCTGGCCGCCTCCCGCCACCCCGACCTGGTGCTGCTCGACCTCGGCCTGCCCGGGATCGACGGCATCGAGGTGGTGCGGGGCCTGCGCGGCTGGACCTCGGTCCCGATCGTCGTCCTGTCGGTGCGCGAGGCCGAGCGCGACAAGGTGGCCGCGCTCGACGCCGGCGCCGACGACTACGTCACCAAGCCCTTCGGCATGGACGAGCTGCTGGCGCGCATGCGCGTCGCCCTCCGGCGAGCGGCACCCCCGTCCACCGACGAATCGCCCGAGATCGACACCGCGCACTTCCACCTCGACCTGGCCGCCAAGCGGGCCACCGTGGGCGACCAGGAGGTCCGCCTCACCCCCATCGAGTGGGGCCTGGTCGAGCTGCTCGTGCGGAACCCGGGCCGGCTCCTCACCCAGGGCTACCTGCTGCAGCGGGTCTGGGGCCCCCAGTACGAGCAGGAGACCGGGTACCTACGGGTCCACCTCGCCCACATCCGGCGCAAGCTGGAGCCCGATCCGGGCCGCCCCCGCTACTTCGTCACCGAGCCCGGGATGGGCTACCGCTTCGAGCCCGACCGGTGA
- a CDS encoding sensor histidine kinase KdpD — protein MARGTLRIYLGAAPGVGKTYAMLNEGWRRAQRGTDVVVGYVETHGRVSTTAQIRDLEVVPRRQIEHRGARFEEMDVDAVLARRPRVVLVDELAHTNVPGSRHEKRWEDIELLLEGGIDVISTVNVQHLESLNDVVARITGVVQRETVPDQVVRAADQIELVDMSPEALRRRMAHGNIYPAERIDAALSNYFRPGNLTALRELALLWVADRVEESLQDYLADHGITEAWETRERVVVAVTGIPGGEQLVRRAARMAGRVRGELVGLHVVSADGLASRAGPELEHQRELVTELGGSYREVVGDDVAAALVDFAHAEKATQLVLGASRRSRTDELLRGALVTDVLRRAGTLDVHVISTAPPTAEVKAAVGRGGRRRTPFAPIPRRRRLAAWALIVAGLPALTAAFVPFRDDLGLGTELLVALAVVVAIAALGGLVIGAIGAVVAFLLVNWFLVEPYYTLDIADAEHLAALVVFLTVGGLVSLLVDRAARRSREALRARAEAEALARSTGSLVGEVDPLPVLLAQLRATFELQAAAVLARDDGDWLVQAANGEPVPTDPSAGTALSLGRDGDDVLVVTGAGLDADDLRVLHTFTDQLTVALEARRLHEEAATAVALAEADALRTALLQAVSHDLRTPLASIKASVTSLRQGDVAWTDEDRSAFLATIDEEADRLNRLVGNLLDMSRLQSGALQADLRPTALEDVVAAALGSLSGLPDVVDVEVPETLPLVVADPTLLERTIANVVANAVRFTPEGRRVRVEAGGVGDRVDLQVIDRGPGIPPGHRDAVFAPFQRLGDRPNGTGVGLGLAIARGFVTGMGGQLTLDDTPGGGLTVTIGLPKVEM, from the coding sequence GTGGCTCGGGGAACGCTGCGCATCTACCTCGGTGCCGCGCCCGGCGTGGGCAAGACCTACGCCATGCTCAACGAGGGCTGGCGGCGGGCCCAGCGGGGCACCGACGTGGTCGTCGGCTACGTCGAGACCCACGGCCGGGTGAGCACGACGGCCCAGATCCGCGACCTGGAGGTGGTGCCCCGCAGGCAGATCGAGCACCGGGGCGCCCGCTTCGAGGAGATGGACGTCGACGCCGTGCTGGCACGCCGGCCCCGGGTCGTGCTGGTCGACGAGCTGGCCCACACCAACGTCCCCGGCTCCCGCCACGAGAAGCGCTGGGAGGACATCGAGCTGCTGCTGGAGGGCGGCATCGACGTGATCTCCACCGTGAACGTCCAGCACCTCGAGTCGCTCAACGACGTCGTCGCCCGGATCACCGGCGTCGTCCAGCGAGAGACCGTACCCGACCAGGTGGTGCGCGCCGCGGACCAGATCGAGCTGGTCGACATGAGCCCCGAGGCCCTCCGGCGGCGGATGGCCCACGGCAACATCTACCCCGCGGAGCGGATCGACGCCGCGCTCTCCAACTACTTCCGCCCCGGGAACCTCACCGCGCTGCGCGAGCTCGCCCTGCTGTGGGTGGCCGACCGGGTCGAGGAGTCGCTGCAGGACTACCTGGCCGACCACGGCATCACCGAGGCGTGGGAGACGCGGGAGCGGGTGGTGGTGGCCGTCACCGGGATACCGGGCGGCGAGCAGCTGGTCCGCCGGGCGGCGCGGATGGCCGGCCGGGTCCGGGGCGAGCTGGTCGGGCTGCACGTCGTGTCGGCCGACGGGCTGGCCAGCCGGGCCGGCCCCGAGCTCGAGCACCAGCGCGAGCTCGTCACCGAGCTGGGCGGCTCCTACCGCGAGGTCGTGGGCGACGACGTCGCCGCCGCCCTCGTCGACTTCGCCCACGCCGAGAAGGCCACCCAGCTGGTGCTCGGGGCCAGCCGGCGCAGCCGCACCGACGAGCTGCTGCGCGGCGCCCTGGTGACCGACGTGCTCCGGCGGGCGGGGACGCTCGACGTGCACGTCATCTCGACCGCGCCGCCAACGGCAGAGGTGAAGGCGGCGGTGGGGCGCGGCGGGCGCCGCCGCACCCCGTTCGCGCCCATCCCGCGCCGGCGGCGGTTGGCGGCATGGGCGCTCATCGTCGCGGGCCTCCCTGCGCTCACCGCGGCCTTCGTCCCGTTCCGCGACGACCTCGGCCTCGGCACCGAGCTCCTCGTGGCCCTGGCCGTGGTGGTGGCCATCGCCGCGCTCGGGGGCCTGGTGATCGGCGCCATCGGGGCGGTCGTCGCCTTCCTGCTCGTGAACTGGTTCCTCGTCGAGCCCTACTACACGCTCGACATCGCCGACGCCGAGCACCTCGCCGCGCTGGTGGTGTTCCTCACCGTCGGGGGCCTGGTGAGCCTGCTGGTCGACCGGGCCGCCCGGCGGTCGCGCGAGGCACTGCGAGCGCGGGCGGAGGCCGAGGCCCTCGCCCGCTCCACCGGCAGCCTGGTGGGGGAGGTCGACCCCCTGCCGGTGCTGTTGGCCCAGCTGCGAGCGACCTTCGAGCTCCAGGCCGCTGCGGTGCTGGCCCGCGACGACGGGGACTGGCTGGTGCAGGCCGCGAACGGCGAGCCCGTGCCGACCGACCCCAGCGCCGGGACGGCCCTGTCGCTCGGCCGGGACGGCGACGACGTGCTCGTCGTGACGGGTGCCGGCCTCGACGCCGACGACCTGCGGGTGCTCCACACCTTCACCGACCAGCTCACCGTCGCCCTGGAGGCGCGCCGGCTCCACGAGGAGGCCGCAACCGCGGTCGCGCTGGCCGAGGCCGACGCGCTCCGCACCGCGCTCCTGCAGGCCGTCTCGCACGACCTGCGGACGCCGCTGGCCTCGATCAAGGCCTCCGTCACCAGCCTCCGCCAGGGCGACGTGGCCTGGACCGACGAGGACCGCAGCGCGTTCCTGGCCACCATCGACGAGGAGGCCGACCGCCTCAACCGCCTGGTGGGCAACCTGCTCGACATGAGCCGCCTCCAGAGCGGTGCCCTCCAGGCCGACCTGCGGCCCACCGCCCTCGAGGACGTGGTGGCGGCCGCGCTGGGCAGCCTCTCCGGGCTCCCGGACGTGGTCGACGTGGAGGTGCCCGAGACGCTCCCGCTCGTCGTCGCCGATCCCACGCTGCTCGAGCGGACGATCGCGAACGTGGTCGCCAACGCCGTGCGGTTCACGCCCGAGGGGCGTCGGGTGCGGGTGGAGGCGGGTGGGGTGGGGGATCGGGTCGACCTCCAGGTGATCGATCGCGGGCCGGGCATCCCACCCGGCCATCGCGACGCCGTGTTCGCCCCCTTCCAGCGCCTGGGTGACCGGCCCAACGGCACAGGGGTCGGCCTGGGCCTCGCCATCGCCCGCGGCTTCGTCACCGGCATGGGCGGCCAGCTCACCCTCGACGACACCCCGGGAGGGGGGCTCACGGTGACCATCGGTCTCCCGAAGGTGGAGATGTGA